In a genomic window of Vibrio orientalis CIP 102891 = ATCC 33934:
- the lptC gene encoding LPS export ABC transporter periplasmic protein LptC, producing the protein MSLSRIGYIIVSFIICWSAYYLLDKQQSYDIQVEPDTELPMFSGEKLENTSYTEDGIRSYVITSVTLDHYAKSGDTIFQQPVLKVYKEGTTQEWEITAVRGVLTQEHVLTLYEDVLATNLLPDSGFDTMSTEVMNIQLDSRDFWADNQVTLVGPQFETVGQAMNGNFADNHATLYKHVQGRYETLTP; encoded by the coding sequence ATGAGTCTTTCTCGTATTGGCTATATCATCGTGAGTTTCATAATATGCTGGTCTGCTTACTATCTTTTAGACAAGCAGCAGAGTTATGATATTCAGGTTGAACCAGATACAGAACTCCCAATGTTTAGTGGCGAAAAACTAGAGAACACCTCTTACACTGAAGACGGTATTCGTAGCTACGTCATTACATCTGTCACACTCGATCACTACGCAAAGAGCGGTGATACCATATTCCAACAGCCTGTCCTTAAAGTGTATAAGGAAGGCACAACCCAAGAGTGGGAAATCACAGCTGTTCGTGGCGTATTGACCCAAGAACATGTTTTGACCTTATATGAGGATGTCCTCGCGACAAACTTATTACCCGACTCAGGGTTTGACACTATGTCCACTGAGGTAATGAACATCCAGTTGGACAGTCGAGATTTTTGGGCAGACAATCAAGTAACCTTGGTTGGTCCACAATTTGAAACGGTAGGGCAAGCAATGAACGGCAACTTTGCTGATAATCACGCCACCCTATACAAACATGTACAAGGTAGATATGAAACTCTCACACCTTAG
- a CDS encoding MBL fold metallo-hydrolase, whose protein sequence is MKSKVLFSQGDHRWVMFARDPLKPEKIIDTNQYMIVNRQQAILLDPGGIEMFSSMLSSVVKEVPIEHIKYLFASHQDPDIISSLGLWDKALPSATLYSPWLWEGFIRHFGMDSITFSPIKDEGGTLSLAGDDIEFIPAHYMHSSGNFSVYDSKAKILMSGDIGAALDAPDAPLFVDDFEQHIPKMEYFHRRWMPSNAAKKVWIERVRRLDIDMICPQHGGIFKGEDVTRFLDWLDELDVGIAVS, encoded by the coding sequence ATGAAATCAAAAGTGCTATTTAGCCAAGGAGACCACCGCTGGGTCATGTTTGCCCGCGATCCTCTCAAACCAGAAAAAATCATCGATACCAATCAATATATGATCGTCAATCGCCAGCAAGCCATCTTGCTCGATCCTGGCGGTATCGAAATGTTCTCCTCGATGCTGAGTAGTGTGGTCAAAGAGGTCCCTATAGAACATATCAAGTACTTATTTGCCTCTCATCAAGACCCTGACATCATTTCTTCACTTGGATTGTGGGACAAGGCATTGCCGAGCGCTACTCTATACTCTCCGTGGTTGTGGGAGGGCTTTATACGTCACTTTGGCATGGACTCCATCACCTTCTCCCCAATTAAAGATGAGGGTGGAACCCTTTCCCTTGCAGGAGACGATATAGAATTTATTCCGGCCCACTATATGCACTCATCAGGGAATTTTTCAGTCTACGATAGCAAAGCTAAAATCCTAATGTCTGGTGACATCGGTGCGGCCTTAGATGCACCCGACGCACCATTGTTCGTCGATGACTTTGAACAACACATTCCAAAGATGGAATATTTTCATCGGCGTTGGATGCCATCAAATGCGGCCAAGAAAGTTTGGATAGAAAGAGTGAGAAGGTTAGATATCGACATGATATGCCCTCAACATGGTGGCATATTTAAAGGCGAAGACGTGACTCGCTTCTTAGATTGGCTGGATGAGCTAGATGTAGGAATCGCGGTATCCTAA
- the mlaE gene encoding lipid asymmetry maintenance ABC transporter permease subunit MlaE: MAGFANFVASVGQRSMAICESFGRASLMLFGAIASRPQPIKNLPLLIKQLYSVGVQSLIIIVLSGLFIGMVLSLQGYVILVDFGAEGALGQMVALSLLRELGPVVTALLFAGRAGSALTAEIGLMKATEQLSSMEMMAVDPLKRVIAPRFWAGVISMPMLAMIFMAVGIWGGQLVGVDWKGIDHGSFWSAMQASVELGQDIGNSMIKSVVFAITVTWIALFNGYDAIPTSEGISRATTRTVVHSSLAVLGLDFVLTALMFGN; the protein is encoded by the coding sequence ATGGCAGGTTTTGCTAATTTCGTTGCTTCTGTAGGTCAAAGAAGCATGGCTATCTGTGAATCATTTGGCCGTGCCAGCTTGATGTTGTTTGGCGCTATCGCTAGTCGACCTCAACCGATTAAGAATCTGCCATTGCTGATAAAGCAGCTATACAGCGTCGGTGTCCAATCGCTGATTATTATTGTGCTATCGGGCTTATTTATCGGCATGGTTCTGAGCCTGCAAGGCTATGTCATCTTAGTCGATTTTGGCGCTGAAGGTGCCTTAGGTCAAATGGTCGCGTTATCTTTACTTCGTGAACTTGGCCCTGTGGTCACGGCGCTGTTATTTGCGGGCCGGGCTGGTTCAGCATTAACCGCCGAGATTGGCTTAATGAAAGCGACAGAGCAGCTTTCTAGTATGGAAATGATGGCAGTAGATCCACTTAAAAGGGTGATCGCTCCACGCTTTTGGGCCGGTGTGATTTCTATGCCGATGCTGGCGATGATTTTTATGGCCGTCGGTATTTGGGGTGGACAATTGGTTGGTGTGGATTGGAAAGGAATCGATCACGGCAGCTTTTGGTCTGCGATGCAGGCTTCGGTGGAACTAGGGCAAGACATCGGTAACAGTATGATCAAAAGCGTAGTGTTTGCGATTACGGTGACTTGGATTGCGTTATTCAACGGTTACGATGCTATCCCAACTTCGGAAGGGATCAGCCGAGCGACAACACGTACAGTTGTCCACTCTTCATTGGCTGTACTTGGGCTAGACTTCGTACTAACCGCCTTGATGTTTGGTAATTAA
- a CDS encoding KpsF/GutQ family sugar-phosphate isomerase, whose translation MFDYRSAALEVLETEIEALEQLDQYLNQDFVAACESIIANKDGKVVVMGMGKSGHIGNKIAATLASTGTSSFFVHPGEAAHGDLGMIDPGDIVLAISNSGESGEILALFPVLKRLNIKIISMTGKPNSNMAKLSDIHLQITVPKEACPIQLAPTSSTTATLVMGDALAMALMQARGFTSEDFALSHPGGALGRKLLLKLADIMHTGSALPLVTPTTVVRDALLEISQKGLGMTAVVDDHQQLVGIFTDGDLRRILDKRIDIHSALIGDVMTVNPTVAEPNMLAAEGLNLMQDKSINGLILCDQGKVVGALNMHDLLKAGVM comes from the coding sequence ATGTTTGATTATCGTTCTGCTGCGTTAGAAGTTCTAGAAACAGAAATTGAGGCTTTAGAGCAACTAGACCAATACCTAAATCAAGACTTCGTCGCCGCATGTGAGTCAATCATTGCCAACAAAGATGGCAAAGTGGTTGTGATGGGGATGGGTAAATCCGGTCATATCGGCAATAAGATTGCAGCGACTCTAGCCAGCACCGGCACTTCATCTTTTTTCGTTCATCCTGGTGAAGCCGCGCATGGCGATCTCGGAATGATTGATCCTGGCGATATTGTTCTGGCGATTTCTAATTCGGGTGAGTCAGGAGAAATCTTAGCTTTGTTTCCTGTTTTGAAACGCCTCAATATCAAAATCATCAGCATGACAGGTAAGCCAAATTCGAACATGGCAAAACTGTCAGATATTCATCTGCAAATAACGGTGCCGAAAGAAGCATGCCCGATTCAGTTAGCGCCGACATCGAGCACAACTGCAACACTGGTAATGGGTGATGCGCTTGCTATGGCCTTGATGCAAGCGCGCGGTTTTACCTCAGAAGACTTTGCTCTATCGCACCCTGGTGGCGCATTAGGGCGCAAACTGCTGCTTAAACTTGCTGATATCATGCATACAGGTAGTGCACTGCCATTAGTGACACCAACAACTGTGGTGCGTGACGCCTTACTTGAAATTAGTCAAAAAGGGCTCGGTATGACTGCCGTTGTCGATGACCACCAGCAACTTGTTGGTATCTTCACTGATGGTGATTTAAGGCGTATCCTTGATAAGAGAATCGATATTCATAGCGCTCTAATTGGCGATGTAATGACCGTGAATCCCACCGTTGCTGAACCCAATATGCTCGCGGCTGAAGGCCTTAACTTAATGCAAGACAAAAGCATCAACGGTTTGATTCTTTGTGACCAAGGCAAAGTGGTTGGAGCGCTCAACATGCACGATTTATTAAAAGCTGGAGTGATGTAA
- a CDS encoding 1-acylglycerol-3-phosphate O-acyltransferase — MIALLRVLAVVIFAVVMFVFGCGYCLLSPRNPKHVFTFGRLFGKMSRVFGIKLELRLPEDAYQRGQHIYIANHQNNWDLFTVSSAVTPKVVTVGKKSLAWMPLFGQLYWLTGNILIDRANRSKAKGTIDQVVDQMKQSDVSVWMFPEGTRSRGRGLLPFKTGAFHAAIAAQLPIAPIVCSSTAGIKLNRWNNGHVIVEMLPAVSTEGYGKESVRELANECREQMKAKLEALDHEVAMLNQQEGVKA; from the coding sequence ATGATTGCACTATTACGTGTATTAGCTGTTGTTATTTTTGCAGTCGTAATGTTTGTGTTTGGCTGTGGCTATTGTTTGCTGAGCCCACGTAACCCTAAGCATGTTTTTACCTTTGGCCGCTTGTTCGGCAAGATGTCACGAGTGTTTGGTATTAAACTGGAACTCCGTTTGCCAGAGGACGCATATCAGCGAGGTCAGCATATCTATATTGCTAACCACCAAAACAACTGGGACCTGTTTACCGTTTCTTCTGCAGTGACCCCTAAGGTGGTGACGGTTGGCAAAAAGAGCTTAGCTTGGATGCCGCTATTTGGTCAGCTTTACTGGCTGACAGGTAATATTCTGATTGACCGAGCGAACCGCTCTAAAGCAAAAGGCACGATTGATCAGGTTGTTGATCAAATGAAGCAAAGTGATGTATCGGTATGGATGTTCCCAGAAGGTACACGTTCACGTGGTCGTGGTTTACTGCCGTTTAAGACCGGGGCATTCCATGCTGCTATCGCCGCTCAGCTACCAATCGCTCCAATTGTATGTAGCTCTACTGCTGGTATTAAACTCAATCGATGGAACAACGGCCATGTGATTGTTGAAATGCTTCCTGCAGTGAGTACAGAAGGTTATGGTAAAGAAAGCGTTCGTGAGTTAGCAAACGAGTGTCGCGAGCAAATGAAAGCCAAGCTAGAAGCGTTAGACCATGAAGTCGCAATGCTTAATCAGCAAGAAGGCGTTAAAGCTTAG
- the ibaG gene encoding BolA family iron metabolism protein IbaG, with protein MDSAKVQQILNDALKLEELHVKGEGSHYEVVAVDACFDGMSRVKKQQLIYAPLMEYIQRNDIHAVSIKAYTPDEWARDKKLMSL; from the coding sequence GTGGATAGCGCAAAAGTACAACAGATTTTAAACGACGCTTTGAAATTAGAAGAACTACACGTTAAAGGTGAAGGTAGCCATTACGAAGTAGTAGCTGTTGATGCTTGTTTCGATGGAATGAGTCGCGTTAAAAAACAACAACTAATCTACGCACCACTAATGGAATACATCCAAAGAAATGACATCCATGCAGTTTCAATTAAAGCTTACACTCCGGATGAGTGGGCGCGTGATAAGAAACTGATGTCGCTGTAA
- a CDS encoding calcium/sodium antiporter, translating into MFEAVAFLIIGLVFLVWSADKLVFGAAALARNIGISPLVIGMTILAMGSSAPEMMVSATAALDGKTDTAVGNVLGSNIANIALILGITAMIKPLSISSAVLRRELPLMIGVTILAGVLLWDSHLGFYEGVLLFVLFAAFILAMLRISRNEKKNGDALIEEQESEVPEGVSNGKAAMWVVIGLIVLPLAADVLVDNAVIIAQHFGMSDLVIGLTIIAVGTSLPELAASLAGVMKGEDDMAVGNIIGSNVFNILAVMGIPGILNPSILSEYAMGRDFWVMLGVSLLLVAMALGKSRSINRYEGAALFFCFIGYQAYLILNMTA; encoded by the coding sequence ATGTTCGAAGCCGTTGCGTTTCTCATTATTGGATTAGTTTTTTTGGTTTGGAGTGCAGATAAGCTGGTATTTGGCGCTGCTGCTCTAGCCCGCAATATCGGTATTTCACCACTAGTTATCGGTATGACTATTCTTGCAATGGGTTCTTCTGCTCCTGAAATGATGGTTTCAGCTACCGCAGCCCTAGATGGCAAAACAGATACAGCGGTCGGTAACGTACTGGGTTCAAACATCGCCAACATTGCTTTAATCCTTGGTATCACCGCAATGATTAAGCCACTGTCAATTAGCTCGGCAGTACTACGCCGCGAATTGCCACTGATGATTGGCGTGACCATTCTTGCAGGTGTCCTACTTTGGGACAGCCACTTAGGTTTCTACGAAGGTGTTCTACTATTTGTCCTGTTTGCTGCCTTTATTCTTGCCATGCTCCGCATTAGCCGCAACGAGAAGAAAAACGGCGATGCATTAATTGAAGAGCAAGAATCCGAAGTTCCAGAAGGTGTGAGCAACGGCAAAGCAGCAATGTGGGTGGTGATTGGTCTTATCGTATTACCTTTAGCTGCTGACGTTTTGGTCGATAATGCAGTGATCATTGCTCAGCATTTCGGCATGAGTGACCTCGTTATTGGCTTAACCATTATCGCGGTGGGTACTAGCCTACCTGAGCTTGCAGCCTCGCTAGCCGGCGTAATGAAAGGTGAAGATGATATGGCAGTGGGTAATATTATCGGCTCCAACGTATTCAACATTCTCGCCGTAATGGGTATCCCAGGCATTCTTAACCCGTCAATCCTAAGTGAATATGCAATGGGCCGTGACTTCTGGGTCATGCTAGGTGTGTCACTACTGCTAGTTGCAATGGCGCTAGGTAAATCCCGTAGCATTAACCGTTACGAAGGTGCAGCCCTATTCTTCTGCTTTATCGGCTACCAAGCTTACCTAATTTTGAACATGACCGCTTAA
- the mlaD gene encoding outer membrane lipid asymmetry maintenance protein MlaD — protein sequence MQQTRKIELWVGSFVIAGICAILVMIFQVADVKGLGSNDTYTLKAEFDNIGSLKVRSPVKVGGVVIGRVTNIGLDSESLLPVVSMAINSTYNQFPETSSVKILTSGLIGEQYIGLTPGFVFEDEQMLVEGDFIEDTKSALVLEDLIGQVLYSVGGDSESE from the coding sequence ATGCAACAAACTCGAAAGATTGAATTATGGGTTGGTAGCTTTGTTATCGCAGGAATTTGCGCAATTCTGGTGATGATTTTTCAAGTTGCTGACGTGAAAGGACTGGGTTCCAACGATACTTATACGCTCAAAGCGGAATTTGACAATATCGGTAGCTTGAAAGTTCGCTCACCAGTGAAAGTTGGTGGTGTTGTGATTGGTCGCGTGACCAATATAGGCTTAGATAGTGAGTCCTTACTACCAGTGGTTAGTATGGCGATTAATAGCACTTATAATCAGTTTCCAGAGACCTCTAGTGTAAAGATCCTGACATCTGGCCTCATCGGCGAGCAGTACATCGGTTTAACTCCAGGCTTTGTGTTTGAAGATGAGCAAATGCTGGTGGAAGGTGATTTCATTGAAGATACCAAGTCGGCGCTGGTGCTAGAAGATTTGATTGGTCAGGTCTTGTATAGCGTTGGTGGCGATTCAGAGAGCGAGTAA
- a CDS encoding MlaC/ttg2D family ABC transporter substrate-binding protein has translation MFKKLVLTLFSLLLTFQVAANEIDKTQPYQMMKQVSEVAFARLKAEQEQIHQDPEHLKMIVDEELMPYINEKYAALKLLGPNLKGAKREDVATFIVAFRSYLVSSYAQVLTQYTDQTIEFGPEPKLNPKKSITGVKVDIVDAPRPNIKLEFKLRKDKKSGEWQVFDMSAEGISLLSSKQSEWNGKLRQEGILAVAKELEGLAQQPIRFESKTQ, from the coding sequence ATGTTTAAAAAGTTAGTACTTACTTTGTTCTCATTGTTGTTGACGTTTCAAGTTGCAGCGAATGAAATCGACAAAACACAGCCATACCAGATGATGAAGCAAGTCTCTGAAGTAGCGTTTGCGCGATTAAAGGCTGAACAGGAACAAATTCACCAAGATCCTGAACATCTAAAAATGATTGTTGATGAAGAGCTTATGCCGTACATCAATGAAAAATATGCCGCTCTTAAGCTTCTTGGTCCTAACTTAAAAGGTGCTAAGCGTGAAGATGTCGCCACATTTATTGTAGCGTTTCGTTCCTATCTGGTGAGTTCATACGCGCAGGTTCTGACGCAATATACCGATCAGACTATCGAATTTGGCCCAGAGCCAAAACTTAACCCTAAGAAAAGTATTACTGGGGTTAAAGTCGACATTGTTGATGCGCCTAGACCTAATATCAAGTTAGAGTTTAAGCTGCGCAAAGATAAGAAAAGTGGCGAATGGCAAGTATTCGACATGAGTGCTGAAGGTATTAGCTTGTTGTCGAGTAAACAATCTGAGTGGAACGGTAAACTGCGCCAAGAGGGAATTTTGGCGGTCGCTAAAGAACTCGAAGGGCTTGCCCAGCAACCGATTCGCTTTGAGAGCAAAACACAATGA
- the murA gene encoding UDP-N-acetylglucosamine 1-carboxyvinyltransferase has product MEKFRVTGSDQPLVGEVTISGAKNAALPILFASILAEEPVEVTNVPRLRDIDTTMELLERLGAKVERNGSVHVDPSSINEYCAPYDLVKTMRASIWALGPLVARFGQGQVSLPGGCAIGARPVDLHIHGLEQLGATITLEDGYVKANVDGRLKGAHIVMDKVSVGATITIMCAATLAEGTTVLDNSAREPEIVDTADFLNKLGAKISGAGTDTITIEGVERLSGGTHAVVADRIETGTFLVAAAVSGGKVTCRNTKAHLLEAVLAKLEEAGAKVETGEDWISLDMTGRELKAVTVRTAPHPGFPTDMQAQFTLLNLMAKGGGVITETIFENRFMHVPELMRMGAKAEIEGNTVICGDVDELSGAQVMATDLRASASLVIAGCIAQGETIVDRIYHIDRGYDKIEDKLSALGAKIERFQD; this is encoded by the coding sequence ATGGAAAAGTTTCGAGTTACAGGTTCTGATCAGCCATTAGTTGGTGAAGTCACTATCTCAGGTGCAAAGAATGCTGCACTACCAATTTTATTTGCATCGATTCTGGCTGAAGAGCCAGTAGAGGTGACAAACGTACCACGTTTACGCGACATCGATACAACGATGGAGCTACTAGAGCGCTTAGGTGCAAAAGTAGAGCGTAATGGTTCTGTTCATGTCGACCCAAGCAGTATTAATGAGTACTGCGCGCCATATGACCTAGTGAAGACGATGCGTGCATCTATCTGGGCTCTTGGTCCACTGGTTGCTCGTTTTGGTCAAGGCCAAGTCTCACTACCTGGTGGTTGTGCTATCGGTGCTCGTCCAGTGGACTTACATATTCACGGTCTTGAGCAGTTGGGTGCAACAATTACCCTTGAAGATGGTTACGTGAAAGCGAATGTTGATGGTCGTCTAAAGGGCGCTCACATTGTTATGGACAAAGTGAGTGTCGGCGCAACCATCACGATTATGTGTGCTGCTACGTTAGCGGAAGGCACAACGGTACTGGATAACTCAGCGCGTGAACCAGAGATCGTTGATACTGCAGACTTCCTAAACAAATTAGGAGCCAAGATTTCAGGTGCTGGTACTGATACCATCACTATTGAAGGTGTTGAGCGTCTAAGCGGTGGTACTCACGCTGTGGTTGCTGACCGCATTGAAACAGGTACTTTCCTTGTTGCTGCTGCGGTATCTGGCGGTAAAGTGACATGTCGTAATACGAAAGCTCACTTGCTTGAAGCGGTTCTGGCTAAGCTTGAAGAAGCGGGCGCGAAAGTAGAAACGGGTGAAGACTGGATTTCGCTTGATATGACAGGTCGTGAGCTCAAAGCGGTGACAGTGCGTACTGCGCCACACCCTGGTTTCCCAACGGATATGCAGGCTCAATTCACGCTACTTAACCTAATGGCCAAAGGTGGCGGTGTCATTACCGAAACTATCTTTGAAAACCGCTTTATGCACGTGCCTGAGCTGATGCGTATGGGCGCTAAAGCAGAGATTGAAGGAAATACGGTTATCTGTGGCGACGTTGACGAACTGAGCGGCGCACAAGTTATGGCAACTGACCTTCGTGCCTCAGCAAGTCTCGTTATCGCGGGCTGTATTGCTCAAGGTGAAACCATTGTTGATCGTATCTACCATATCGACCGCGGTTACGACAAAATTGAAGACAAGCTATCGGCGCTAGGTGCGAAAATCGAGCGTTTTCAAGACTAA
- the kdsC gene encoding 3-deoxy-manno-octulosonate-8-phosphatase KdsC translates to MSEMIETLYQPVEPSTLAIAKQIKLLICDVDGVFSDGLIYMGNQGEELKTFHTRDGYGVKSLMNAGIEIAIITGRRSQIVENRMKALGISLIYQGQDDKIKAYQDICSKLNIAPEQTGYIGDDLIDWPVMEKVALKVCVADGHPLLAKRANYVTSIRGGHGAVREVCDLILQARNELDVHKGLSI, encoded by the coding sequence ATGTCAGAAATGATTGAAACGCTGTATCAACCAGTGGAACCATCGACCCTCGCGATTGCCAAACAGATTAAACTGCTCATTTGCGATGTTGATGGCGTTTTCTCTGACGGTTTGATCTACATGGGAAATCAAGGCGAAGAGCTAAAGACTTTCCACACCCGTGATGGTTATGGCGTTAAGTCACTCATGAATGCTGGAATTGAGATTGCCATCATCACTGGTCGTCGTTCTCAGATTGTTGAGAATCGCATGAAAGCACTGGGTATTTCGCTGATTTACCAAGGCCAGGACGATAAAATCAAAGCGTACCAAGATATCTGTAGCAAATTAAATATCGCTCCAGAACAAACAGGTTATATTGGCGACGATCTTATCGATTGGCCAGTAATGGAGAAAGTGGCACTAAAAGTCTGCGTTGCCGACGGTCACCCTCTCCTCGCGAAACGAGCAAATTACGTCACCTCCATCCGAGGTGGTCACGGAGCAGTAAGGGAAGTCTGCGACCTCATTCTTCAAGCACGAAACGAACTCGACGTTCATAAAGGTTTAAGTATATGA
- the mlaF gene encoding phospholipid ABC transporter ATP-binding protein MlaF: protein MEFEDLVTVKQLTFSRGERKIFDDVNLHVPKGKVTAIMGPSGIGKTTLLRLIGGQIYPDSGEIWFDGHNIPALSRSKLYQERKKMSMLFQSGALFTDLTVFDNVAFPLREHTQLEESLIRTLVLLKLEAVGLRGAAELMPSELSGGMARRAALARAIALDPDLIMFDEPFVGQDPITMGVLVELIRNLNQALGVTSIVVSHDVPEVMSIADWCYILANGKVVACGTPEELRDNPDPQVQQFLKGEADGPVPFSYPSQPLAKELFS from the coding sequence ATGGAATTCGAAGATTTAGTAACGGTAAAACAGCTAACCTTCTCTCGTGGTGAGCGTAAGATCTTTGATGATGTGAACCTACACGTGCCAAAAGGTAAGGTAACAGCGATTATGGGCCCGTCAGGCATAGGTAAAACGACCTTGCTGCGCCTTATCGGTGGCCAGATTTACCCTGATTCAGGAGAGATATGGTTCGATGGCCACAATATCCCTGCATTAAGTCGCTCCAAGCTCTATCAAGAGCGCAAAAAGATGAGCATGTTGTTCCAGTCTGGAGCACTGTTCACGGATCTCACCGTATTTGATAACGTTGCTTTCCCCCTGCGTGAACATACGCAACTTGAAGAGTCTTTAATCCGAACGTTAGTGTTACTTAAGCTTGAAGCCGTTGGTCTACGTGGTGCAGCTGAGCTGATGCCAAGCGAGCTCTCTGGTGGTATGGCAAGGCGTGCGGCCCTAGCAAGAGCAATTGCCCTTGATCCTGACCTAATCATGTTTGATGAACCTTTTGTTGGTCAGGACCCGATTACAATGGGGGTCCTAGTGGAGCTGATTCGCAACCTCAATCAAGCATTAGGCGTCACCTCTATTGTCGTTTCTCATGATGTGCCTGAAGTGATGAGCATTGCAGATTGGTGCTACATTCTGGCCAATGGCAAAGTTGTTGCGTGCGGCACACCAGAGGAGCTACGTGATAACCCAGATCCTCAAGTACAACAATTTCTTAAAGGGGAAGCAGATGGCCCAGTACCATTTAGCTACCCATCTCAACCTTTAGCCAAGGAGCTTTTCTCATAA
- the lptA gene encoding lipopolysaccharide transport periplasmic protein LptA — MKLSHLSLISCLFISSQALALSTDQDQPVYIDSDSQQLDMQSNKVTFLGDVKLKQGSININADKVIVTRDPKDGSIQEIEGYGDLATFSQLTDDGKTLYGEAKELYYVMAEDQLTMIDKAMLSQDDSVIRGTKIRYKISSQKLIADGKEKGDRVSTVLQPQAVQE, encoded by the coding sequence ATGAAACTCTCACACCTTAGTCTGATTTCTTGTTTATTTATCTCTAGCCAAGCGCTAGCGCTATCAACAGATCAAGACCAACCGGTCTATATTGACTCTGATAGCCAGCAGCTAGATATGCAAAGCAATAAGGTCACGTTTCTTGGTGACGTTAAGCTAAAGCAAGGCAGTATCAATATTAATGCGGACAAAGTCATCGTAACTCGAGATCCAAAAGATGGATCTATCCAAGAAATTGAAGGTTATGGTGATTTGGCGACGTTCTCTCAGCTAACGGATGATGGAAAGACCCTATATGGTGAAGCGAAAGAGCTTTACTACGTGATGGCTGAAGATCAGTTGACTATGATCGACAAAGCCATGCTGTCGCAAGATGATAGTGTGATCCGCGGTACCAAAATTCGCTACAAAATTTCATCTCAAAAGCTGATTGCAGACGGTAAAGAGAAAGGCGACCGCGTTTCTACCGTTCTTCAACCACAAGCAGTACAAGAATAA
- a CDS encoding STAS domain-containing protein, with the protein MINPDWRTNGAAEFALSGDLNRESVPKLWSSLKQQQWPGSEVEVSLQQLKKIDSAGMVMLIHLIEHAKKQNCHIMLSFVPDELRTLFQLSNVDELIAQHLKNNTGVNCG; encoded by the coding sequence ATGATAAACCCAGACTGGCGTACTAACGGCGCAGCTGAGTTTGCATTGAGTGGCGATCTAAACCGAGAGTCAGTGCCTAAATTGTGGAGCTCGTTAAAACAGCAACAATGGCCCGGCAGTGAGGTTGAGGTTTCGCTTCAGCAGTTAAAAAAAATCGACTCAGCAGGAATGGTGATGTTAATTCACCTAATAGAGCATGCAAAAAAACAAAACTGTCATATAATGCTCAGTTTCGTGCCGGATGAACTGCGCACACTATTTCAGTTAAGCAATGTCGATGAGTTGATTGCTCAACATTTAAAGAATAATACAGGGGTGAATTGTGGATAG